A region of Oceanicoccus sp. KOV_DT_Chl DNA encodes the following proteins:
- a CDS encoding VWA domain-containing protein: protein MQKNLVNFIATLRNHDIRISTSESLDAMRVLALVGYNDRLQFKHALSATLAKTIAEKSRFDYCFELFYGGSRLELSSEATASDFVALPQDLTTDVLSDENIQAAISTPLVKALLQDDNRLIAALVAKAGAELDTEKLRYFTQTGQYTRKLLLAMNVDTLDQSIHQLQNIRTADADYVVDILTRKKIQLRDLAKQQIEEKFLLTANAEGRKLQENVILHTRLSTLENQHLNQLQEITRKISKKLAAKHSQRLRIKKRGKLDVAKTLRKNIHHDGILFNTYWKNKRKDKAKVIVLCDVSNSVAAYAKFLLLFLYSLNDILPRVRSYCFSNRSGEVTDLFDQQPAPQAIETAFKQWGQGGSDYGQSLVDFADQCLASIDNNTTVIILGDARNNKGEPRLDILQNIYQRAKTVIWLNPERRSSWYTGDSEMRRYQSACHFVSECQSLHQLTKIVDQLLKLIK, encoded by the coding sequence ATGCAAAAAAATCTAGTCAACTTTATTGCCACCCTACGCAACCATGATATCAGAATCTCCACATCAGAAAGCCTTGATGCTATGCGGGTACTGGCACTGGTAGGTTACAACGACCGGCTACAGTTTAAACACGCGCTATCTGCAACCCTGGCCAAAACTATTGCCGAAAAATCGCGCTTTGATTACTGCTTCGAATTATTCTATGGCGGCTCACGCCTCGAACTTTCTTCAGAAGCTACCGCTAGTGATTTTGTAGCTTTGCCACAGGATTTAACGACTGATGTTTTATCCGATGAAAATATACAAGCCGCTATCAGTACACCGCTGGTTAAAGCTTTATTACAAGATGACAACCGCTTGATAGCGGCACTTGTTGCCAAGGCAGGTGCCGAATTAGACACTGAAAAACTGCGCTACTTTACCCAAACCGGCCAATATACTCGCAAGCTACTATTAGCAATGAACGTTGATACTCTTGATCAAAGTATTCATCAACTACAAAATATTCGTACTGCCGATGCTGACTATGTCGTGGATATTTTAACCCGGAAAAAAATTCAATTGCGCGATCTAGCCAAACAACAGATAGAAGAAAAGTTTTTATTAACCGCCAATGCGGAAGGACGAAAACTACAAGAAAATGTCATTCTTCACACACGTCTTTCTACCCTGGAAAACCAACATCTCAATCAACTACAAGAGATCACCAGAAAAATTTCCAAAAAGCTGGCGGCAAAACACTCGCAACGCTTGCGGATAAAAAAACGCGGCAAACTTGATGTTGCCAAAACGCTGCGGAAAAATATTCATCACGATGGCATTCTTTTTAACACCTACTGGAAAAATAAGCGCAAAGACAAAGCGAAAGTAATAGTGCTCTGCGATGTCAGTAACTCGGTAGCCGCTTATGCAAAGTTCCTATTATTATTCCTATACAGCTTAAACGATATATTGCCTCGAGTAAGGAGTTATTGTTTTTCCAATCGCAGCGGCGAAGTAACTGACTTATTCGACCAGCAGCCTGCTCCGCAGGCCATAGAAACCGCTTTTAAACAGTGGGGGCAAGGTGGCAGTGACTACGGCCAGTCACTAGTCGACTTTGCCGATCAATGTCTGGCTAGTATTGATAATAATACGACTGTTATTATTTTAGGCGATGCCCGCAACAATAAAGGAGAGCCCCGGCTAGATATTTTGCAAAATATCTATCAACGCGCTAAAACTGTCATCTGGCTCAATCCTGAACGCCGCAGCAGCTGGTATACAGGCGACTCTGAAATGCGCCGCTATCAGAGCGCCTGTCATTTTGTCAGCGAGTGCCAATCACTCCATCAACTAACAAAAATAGTAGATCAGCTATTAAAACTGATCAAATAA
- a CDS encoding HPP family protein — MFYIIEQGARIQTPLESLVRMKRVNALEGMKSITATGGDQPSVADKQLVGKEGIKNYQQTEEQAEQRQPAMFAHQIMTQPVISIDMGESIASARQLLEQQRFHHLPVVDNNKKLCGIISDRDIMRYSLQHQAKDLARTAVDKAMTIKVITAAETTEIRSIADVMCQQGFSAMPITDKAHNLMGIVSRTDILRTLVNEEPLELWV; from the coding sequence ATGTTTTATATCATCGAACAAGGTGCTCGTATTCAAACACCCTTGGAATCTTTAGTTAGGATGAAACGAGTGAATGCCCTGGAAGGTATGAAGTCGATTACGGCTACAGGTGGAGATCAGCCGTCAGTGGCTGATAAGCAGTTAGTAGGCAAGGAAGGGATAAAAAATTATCAACAAACTGAAGAGCAGGCAGAGCAACGCCAACCAGCCATGTTTGCTCACCAGATCATGACGCAGCCGGTGATTAGTATCGATATGGGTGAGTCTATCGCTAGTGCTCGTCAGCTACTCGAACAGCAACGATTCCATCACTTGCCAGTAGTGGACAATAATAAAAAGCTATGCGGTATTATTTCTGATCGGGATATTATGCGGTATTCCCTGCAGCATCAGGCTAAAGATTTAGCCAGGACTGCTGTGGATAAAGCGATGACGATTAAAGTGATTACCGCAGCGGAAACGACCGAAATTCGCAGCATTGCCGACGTCATGTGCCAGCAGGGTTTTAGTGCTATGCCGATTACCGACAAGGCGCATAATTTAATGGGGATTGTGAGTCGTACCGATATTTTGCGTACGCTAGTGAATGAAGAGCCGTTGGAGCTGTGGGTATAA
- a CDS encoding AAA family ATPase translates to MQDANSIRSGFDQLGYIASEEIATALYLAFQLGKPILIEGPPGVGKTELAKTAATYLSLPLIRLQCYEGLDEAKALYEWKYGKQLLYTQVLKEQLGDILKGAKGLAESVERLHDFGDIFYSEDFLEPRPLLKAMREPKGSVLLIDEIDKADYEFESLLLEILSDYQISVPEIGTVKAKSKPLVFLTSNNTRDISDALKRRCLHLYIPFPSSALENRIIDSRVPEASEQLRDQLVNFVQQLRKLDLKKSPAVSETIDWARALVLLHADSLDKTIVEQTLNVILKFEDDIATTKDELRHLLAKTKT, encoded by the coding sequence ATGCAAGATGCAAATAGTATCCGCAGCGGTTTCGATCAACTGGGATATATTGCCAGTGAAGAAATTGCCACGGCCTTGTATTTGGCTTTTCAGCTAGGCAAACCAATTTTAATTGAAGGCCCTCCGGGTGTTGGTAAAACCGAGCTGGCAAAAACCGCTGCGACCTATCTATCACTCCCCCTGATTCGCCTGCAATGCTATGAAGGCCTGGATGAAGCTAAAGCGCTTTACGAATGGAAATATGGCAAGCAATTGCTTTACACCCAGGTATTAAAGGAACAGCTGGGTGATATTTTAAAAGGCGCTAAAGGCTTAGCCGAATCGGTCGAGCGACTGCATGACTTTGGCGATATTTTTTATTCGGAAGATTTTTTAGAGCCACGCCCGCTGCTAAAAGCGATGCGCGAGCCAAAGGGCTCGGTGCTGCTGATCGATGAGATCGATAAAGCAGACTATGAGTTTGAATCTTTATTACTTGAGATTTTATCCGATTACCAAATTTCGGTACCAGAAATTGGCACGGTTAAAGCTAAATCCAAACCCTTGGTTTTTCTTACGTCTAACAACACCCGCGATATCAGCGATGCACTGAAACGCCGCTGCTTGCACCTTTATATCCCGTTTCCCAGCAGCGCGTTGGAAAACCGGATTATTGACAGCCGCGTACCGGAAGCGTCCGAACAATTAAGGGATCAACTGGTTAATTTTGTCCAGCAGCTTCGCAAGCTTGATTTAAAAAAATCTCCCGCTGTTAGCGAAACCATAGACTGGGCCAGAGCATTAGTCCTATTACATGCAGATTCGCTAGATAAAACTATCGTCGAACAAACTTTAAATGTAATTTTAAAGTTTGAGGATGATATAGCAACAACGAAAGATGAATTACGACACTTGCTAGCTAAAACAAAAACCTAA
- a CDS encoding cupin domain-containing protein, which produces MTKQQLIKSLELEPHLEGGFFKRTYTSSQTVNVTDTTRPLLSSIYYMLTDDSPIGYFHRNQSDIIHYWHRGSALNYFLISPDGKFSSFTLGPDVDRGEHLQMTVPGNYWKATVLSHGEYGLLSEAVSPGFDYADMQLASTAQMQADFPELFIEPHYKIAALCQS; this is translated from the coding sequence ATGACCAAACAACAACTGATAAAATCACTGGAACTTGAACCTCACCTTGAAGGCGGTTTTTTTAAGCGAACCTATACATCCAGCCAAACTGTTAATGTCACTGACACTACTCGACCACTATTGTCATCCATTTACTATATGCTTACCGATGACAGTCCTATTGGTTATTTTCACCGCAATCAATCTGACATTATTCATTACTGGCACCGTGGCAGCGCGCTAAATTATTTTCTTATCAGCCCCGATGGCAAATTCTCTAGCTTCACGCTGGGGCCAGATGTAGATCGAGGCGAGCATCTACAAATGACTGTACCCGGCAATTATTGGAAAGCCACGGTATTATCACACGGTGAATACGGCCTTTTATCTGAAGCGGTCAGCCCTGGATTTGATTATGCGGATATGCAGTTAGCGAGCACAGCACAAATGCAGGCAGATTTTCCTGAACTATTCATCGAGCCGCATTATAAAATAGCCGCGCTTTGTCAATCTTAA